A genomic segment from Streptomyces sp. NBC_00654 encodes:
- a CDS encoding DUF4331 domain-containing protein: MSGPDEAPGFNRLPRPEPRFSRRRLCALAASVAALAAASVAGPLTGTGEAGGHIDAPSSVSDAPADITDVYAFTSPDDTDMVTLIANVRPFQVPGTAANALVDFPFATGARYEIHTDADGDGAPDATYRWTFRDEDRRPFGMGPKVGPLPVTSLEDRSLGVRQKYTLEKVAADGTSRTLLRDAIASPTNTGRVLMPDYGRLRAQATRDLPGGGRTVATQAADSFKADTQVFGLFTVGTSGPVPGWLPDAQPLSALNVNSLVLQVPKSEVALNGDAERNPVIGVWSTVSRQGADLGSGLAAQAPSYRQVSRNGTPHLAFAVYGSTIGLSKPGGPEDRFQARAPKDDHLDDAFVAAMLDPAPPHRIEAAQGRKAPATPRRDIQALFMKGIAKGNGSLFGFDLNSHALNGDADASRIVLAEQLRLNLTTPVTADPQAHGVLDGDLQGFPNGRRLNDNIDGPLIRMLEGEPAGPSARGLLPDPIVRLEPADARATFPYVNLPHAGP; encoded by the coding sequence ATGTCCGGACCGGACGAAGCTCCCGGATTCAACAGACTTCCGCGTCCTGAGCCGCGCTTCTCGCGCCGCAGGCTCTGCGCGCTCGCCGCCTCCGTCGCCGCCCTGGCGGCCGCGTCCGTCGCGGGCCCGCTCACCGGGACCGGGGAGGCGGGCGGCCACATCGACGCACCGTCGTCCGTGTCCGACGCCCCGGCGGACATCACCGACGTCTATGCCTTCACCAGCCCCGACGACACCGACATGGTGACCCTGATCGCCAATGTCCGGCCGTTCCAGGTGCCGGGGACCGCCGCGAACGCCCTGGTGGACTTCCCGTTCGCCACCGGGGCGCGGTACGAGATCCACACGGACGCCGACGGGGACGGGGCGCCGGACGCCACGTACCGCTGGACGTTCCGCGACGAGGACCGCCGGCCGTTCGGGATGGGTCCGAAGGTCGGCCCGCTACCGGTGACCTCGCTGGAGGACCGTTCGCTGGGGGTCCGGCAGAAGTACACGCTGGAGAAGGTCGCGGCGGACGGCACGAGCAGGACACTGCTGCGCGACGCCATCGCCTCGCCCACCAACACCGGCCGTGTGCTGATGCCCGACTACGGCAGGCTGCGCGCCCAGGCGACCCGTGATCTGCCGGGCGGCGGCCGTACGGTCGCCACCCAGGCGGCGGACTCGTTCAAGGCGGACACCCAGGTGTTCGGGCTGTTCACCGTCGGCACCTCGGGCCCGGTGCCCGGCTGGCTGCCCGACGCCCAGCCGCTGTCGGCGCTCAATGTGAACAGCCTGGTGCTCCAGGTGCCCAAGAGCGAGGTGGCGCTGAACGGCGACGCCGAGCGCAACCCGGTCATCGGCGTCTGGTCGACCGTCTCGCGCCAGGGCGCCGACCTCGGCAGCGGTCTGGCCGCCCAGGCGCCCTCGTACCGGCAGGTCTCCCGCAACGGCACCCCGCACCTCGCGTTCGCGGTCTACGGCTCGACGATCGGCCTGTCGAAGCCCGGCGGGCCCGAGGACCGGTTCCAGGCCCGTGCCCCGAAGGACGATCACCTGGACGACGCCTTCGTCGCCGCGATGCTCGACCCGGCGCCGCCGCACCGGATCGAGGCGGCGCAGGGGCGCAAGGCTCCGGCCACCCCGCGCCGTGACATCCAGGCGCTCTTCATGAAGGGGATCGCCAAGGGCAACGGTTCGCTGTTCGGGTTCGACCTCAACAGCCATGCCCTGAACGGCGATGCGGACGCCTCGCGCATCGTGCTCGCCGAGCAGCTCCGCCTCAACCTCACCACGCCCGTCACCGCCGATCCCCAGGCACACGGGGTCCTCGACGGTGACCTCCAGGGCTTCCCCAACGGCCGCCGTCTGAACGACAACATCGACGGACCGCTGATCCGCATGCTGGAGGGCGAACCGGCGGGCCCGTCCGCACGCGGTCTGCTGCCGGACCCGATCGTGCGCCTCGAACCCGCCGACGCGCGGGCGACGTTCCCCTACGTCAACCTCCCGCACGCGGGCCCGTGA
- a CDS encoding lipopolysaccharide assembly protein LapB → MRGLITGAAGAVAVTGCVAGLLYLGPGTGRPSADAPAAAPPAATAAAGGAGGAGGAGGAVEAARERTRAYPDDPTVWAALGHAEIEAARTTLDAARLDAAGRALRRSLDLDGTDNYAALTGQGLLANARHEFTEGRAHALRATGMAPDRPDGYAILADAEIQLGHYPAARTAVQRMLDLAPASAAYSRAAYDLETNGRPEDAAIALQRAVDSSATRDERAFAEARLGDLAWSRGAVGRAEKHYRRALDAVPGHPYAQAGTARVLAARGRTDEAMAAYERLLDRTPLPQFLLEAVELRRSADGGREGSGSGSESGSDSGSDSGSGGERAALDAQVRLSRADGGPVDPHVALYAADHGDPAVAVELMRREWKHTRGVIAADALAWALHRDGRNAEAMEYARRASATGWKNALFRYHLGAIEHALGLPGATGHLREALALNPRFSPYHAPRAEELSRT, encoded by the coding sequence GTGAGGGGTCTGATCACCGGGGCGGCCGGCGCCGTGGCCGTGACCGGCTGTGTGGCGGGCCTCCTGTACCTGGGGCCCGGCACCGGCCGGCCCTCGGCGGACGCCCCGGCCGCCGCCCCGCCCGCCGCGACCGCTGCGGCGGGCGGGGCGGGGGGAGCCGGGGGCGCGGGTGGCGCGGTCGAGGCCGCACGCGAGCGCACGCGGGCGTACCCCGACGACCCCACCGTCTGGGCCGCCCTCGGCCACGCCGAGATCGAGGCGGCCCGCACCACGCTGGACGCGGCGCGGCTGGACGCGGCCGGGAGGGCCCTGCGCCGTTCGCTGGACCTCGACGGCACGGACAACTACGCCGCGCTCACCGGACAGGGGCTGCTGGCCAACGCCCGGCACGAGTTCACCGAGGGGCGCGCACACGCGCTGAGGGCCACCGGGATGGCCCCGGACCGGCCCGACGGGTACGCGATCCTGGCCGACGCGGAGATCCAGCTCGGCCACTACCCGGCGGCCCGCACCGCCGTGCAGCGGATGCTGGACCTCGCCCCGGCCTCGGCGGCGTACAGCAGGGCCGCCTACGACCTGGAGACGAACGGCCGTCCCGAGGACGCCGCCATCGCTCTCCAACGGGCCGTGGACAGCTCCGCCACGCGTGACGAACGGGCCTTCGCGGAAGCCCGGCTGGGCGACCTCGCCTGGTCCCGGGGCGCGGTCGGCCGGGCGGAGAAGCACTACCGGCGTGCCCTGGACGCCGTACCCGGCCACCCCTACGCGCAGGCCGGCACGGCCAGGGTGCTCGCCGCACGCGGGCGGACGGACGAGGCGATGGCCGCGTACGAACGGCTGCTGGACCGGACCCCGCTGCCGCAGTTCCTCCTGGAAGCCGTGGAGTTGAGGCGTTCGGCGGACGGCGGCAGAGAAGGCAGTGGCAGCGGCAGTGAGAGCGGCAGTGACAGCGGCAGTGACAGCGGCAGTGGTGGGGAGCGGGCCGCGCTGGACGCGCAGGTACGGCTGTCGCGGGCGGACGGCGGACCCGTCGATCCGCACGTCGCGCTGTACGCGGCCGACCACGGTGACCCGGCCGTCGCGGTGGAGCTGATGCGCCGCGAGTGGAAGCACACCCGCGGTGTGATCGCCGCCGACGCGCTGGCATGGGCACTGCACCGGGACGGACGGAACGCGGAGGCGATGGAGTACGCGCGCAGGGCGTCCGCGACCGGGTGGAAGAACGCCCTGTTCCGCTACCACCTGGGAGCGATCGAGCACGCGCTCGGACTGCCCGGAGCCACCGGCCACCTGCGCGAGGCGCTGGCGCTGAACCCGCGCTTCTCCCCGTACCACGCGCCGCGCGCCGAGGAGCTGAGCCGGACATGA
- a CDS encoding nickel transporter, producing MSHPRRAAAVLPAAILLALAAAPPALAHPLGNFSVNHHDGLRLTRDAIEDTAVVDSAEIPTAQDADATDTDHDGSVSRREATARAAGRCADLARRTRASVDGQRLDWRVRRAHLTYADGAAGLSVARLTCVLRADADLSAPAAITFASSADASRTGWKEITAVAGAGVRVTASPVPATSPSGVLRRYPANGGDEPSAVVAATLRTEPGGAGAGAPGPGAVAGGGAGADEAPGAGAVDRGAVLFPALENRLTDLMAGRDLTLPVGLLAVLLTLLLGAGHAALPGHAKLAVAACLARREGGVRAAVAVGATVTVTHTAGVLVMGLALTAGGGLLGEQLLGRLGAVSGMVLAVLGTVLVVSAVRGVRSGGGSGRLLHGHHHHDHPHPHPHDGHHGHGHGGEHAHGGEHAHEHEHEHDHGHRHEQGSAGRRKGLPALLGVGLAGGLVPSPSALVVLLGAIALSRTYFGVLLVVAYGLGMALTLTSAGLLLAGGGGRLAALGERRLPALRRYTPYGAVLTAVAVLAVGIGLTARSLL from the coding sequence ATGAGCCATCCACGCCGGGCTGCGGCTGTCCTGCCCGCCGCGATCCTGCTGGCGCTCGCGGCAGCCCCTCCGGCTCTCGCACACCCCTTGGGCAACTTCAGCGTCAACCACCACGACGGGCTTCGCCTGACCCGGGACGCGATCGAGGACACGGCGGTCGTCGACAGCGCGGAGATCCCCACCGCACAGGACGCCGACGCCACGGACACCGACCACGACGGGTCCGTCTCGCGCCGCGAGGCCACCGCGCGGGCCGCCGGCCGCTGTGCGGACCTGGCCCGCCGGACCCGGGCTTCGGTGGACGGGCAGCGGCTCGACTGGCGGGTGCGGAGAGCGCACCTCACGTACGCCGACGGTGCGGCCGGTCTGTCCGTGGCGCGGCTGACCTGTGTGCTGCGGGCCGATGCGGACCTGTCGGCACCCGCAGCGATCACGTTCGCCTCGTCGGCGGACGCGTCGCGCACGGGCTGGAAGGAGATCACGGCGGTCGCGGGGGCGGGTGTGCGGGTGACGGCTTCCCCGGTGCCCGCGACCAGCCCGAGCGGCGTGCTGCGCCGCTACCCGGCGAACGGCGGCGACGAGCCCTCGGCCGTGGTGGCCGCGACGCTGCGTACGGAACCGGGGGGCGCGGGGGCGGGCGCGCCCGGTCCCGGAGCGGTCGCGGGCGGGGGCGCGGGGGCGGACGAGGCGCCGGGCGCGGGGGCGGTGGACCGGGGTGCGGTGCTCTTCCCCGCCCTGGAGAACCGGCTCACCGACCTCATGGCGGGCCGTGATCTCACCCTGCCGGTCGGTCTGCTGGCGGTGCTGCTGACTCTGCTGCTGGGTGCGGGCCACGCGGCACTCCCGGGCCACGCCAAGCTCGCGGTGGCCGCCTGTCTGGCCCGCCGGGAGGGCGGCGTACGGGCGGCGGTCGCGGTGGGCGCGACGGTGACCGTGACGCACACGGCCGGGGTGCTCGTGATGGGCCTCGCGCTGACAGCGGGCGGCGGGCTCCTGGGGGAGCAACTGCTGGGCCGGCTGGGCGCGGTGAGCGGGATGGTGCTCGCGGTGCTGGGAACGGTGCTGGTGGTGTCGGCGGTGCGGGGCGTGCGGTCGGGGGGCGGCTCGGGCCGCCTGCTGCACGGGCACCACCATCACGATCACCCTCACCCTCACCCTCACGACGGTCATCACGGGCACGGGCACGGGGGTGAGCATGCGCACGGGGGTGAGCATGCGCACGAGCACGAGCACGAGCACGATCACGGGCACCGTCACGAACAGGGTTCTGCGGGCCGTCGCAAGGGGCTTCCCGCGCTGCTCGGTGTCGGGCTCGCGGGCGGTCTGGTCCCCAGCCCCTCCGCGCTCGTCGTCCTGCTGGGCGCGATCGCGCTGAGCCGTACGTACTTCGGCGTGCTGCTGGTCGTCGCCTACGGCCTGGGCATGGCGCTCACCCTGACCTCCGCCGGGCTGCTGCTCGCCGGAGGCGGGGGCAGGCTCGCGGCGCTGGGTGAGCGGCGGCTCCCGGCGCTGCGCCGCTACACCCCGTACGGCGCGGTCCTGACGGCCGTGGCGGTTCTGGCGGTCGGCATCGGTCTGACGGCGCGCAGCCTGCTGTGA
- a CDS encoding serine/threonine-protein kinase — translation MEQLRSDDPHRIGAYRLLGRLGEGGMGMVFLARSDRGRTVALKLVRRELAEQPEFRARFRQEVRAAHRVGAAWTAPVLDADTEAPVPWVATGYVAGPSLQHIVSGRQSGPVSASGAYGPLPERSVQQLGSGLAHALQHIHGAGLIHRDLKPSNVLLTIDGPRVIDFGIARAMESVADGGLTRTGALVGSPGFMAPEQVRGERVTTACDVFCLGSVLAYAATGRLPFGSADSGGVHALMFRIAHADPDLTGVPVGLVEVIADCLAKDPAARPSTDEILERLGESEATETWLPGRLIAQLGRHAVELLDSEDPEQPPSGANGGADGGADGGAQGGARGGANGGAPTPPAYQRTADGQQSRPHHQPHQAQQTHPQPHQAHQAHQTHQARTPLHHPQPHPSPQPQPSPQPHPGHQAQQVHHQTFSQPFATTYQTPAPPRRRSAGSTVALVVVALIVAVGAGGSVYAFMNGKGTGATTSADSPSPDAKNGDGHVPGDYIGTWTGTIDGASGPSTRRLVIRQGGVGDPVLSLTADGPLASGGTYHCVFKAPLAEKPASDDQVRIGPSTVSEGEPSTSCSPGRATDLTLLPDGTLRRATAGTDESLVYTKSE, via the coding sequence ATGGAGCAGCTGAGGTCGGACGACCCGCACCGGATCGGGGCGTACCGGCTCCTGGGCCGCCTGGGAGAGGGCGGCATGGGCATGGTCTTTCTCGCCCGGTCCGACCGCGGCCGCACCGTCGCCCTCAAGCTCGTCCGCCGTGAACTGGCCGAACAGCCCGAGTTCCGCGCCCGGTTCCGCCAGGAGGTCCGCGCCGCCCATCGGGTGGGCGCGGCCTGGACCGCCCCGGTACTGGACGCCGACACCGAGGCCCCCGTCCCATGGGTCGCCACCGGCTATGTCGCCGGGCCCTCCCTCCAGCACATCGTCTCCGGCCGCCAGAGCGGGCCCGTGTCGGCCTCCGGGGCGTACGGCCCCCTGCCAGAACGCTCGGTCCAGCAGCTGGGGTCCGGTCTGGCCCACGCCCTCCAGCACATCCACGGCGCCGGGCTCATCCACCGCGACCTCAAGCCGTCCAACGTCCTGCTGACCATCGACGGCCCCCGGGTCATCGACTTCGGCATCGCCCGCGCCATGGAGTCCGTCGCCGACGGCGGCCTCACGCGCACCGGCGCACTGGTGGGATCGCCGGGCTTCATGGCCCCGGAGCAGGTACGCGGCGAGCGCGTGACCACCGCCTGCGATGTCTTCTGCCTCGGCTCCGTCCTCGCGTACGCGGCGACGGGCCGCCTGCCGTTCGGTTCCGCCGACAGCGGTGGCGTCCATGCCCTGATGTTCCGCATCGCGCACGCGGACCCGGACCTGACGGGCGTCCCGGTTGGCCTGGTCGAGGTGATCGCCGACTGCCTCGCCAAGGATCCGGCTGCGCGTCCGTCCACGGACGAGATCCTGGAGCGGCTGGGCGAGTCCGAGGCGACCGAGACCTGGCTCCCCGGCAGGCTCATCGCCCAACTCGGCCGCCATGCGGTGGAGTTGCTCGACTCCGAGGATCCGGAGCAGCCGCCCTCAGGGGCGAACGGCGGGGCGGACGGCGGGGCGGACGGCGGCGCGCAGGGTGGAGCGCGGGGTGGAGCGAACGGCGGGGCACCCACCCCACCGGCGTACCAGCGGACGGCCGACGGGCAGCAGAGCCGGCCCCACCATCAGCCCCACCAGGCCCAGCAGACGCACCCTCAGCCCCACCAGGCTCACCAGGCTCACCAGACCCACCAGGCCCGGACTCCCCTGCACCATCCTCAGCCTCACCCGAGTCCTCAGCCTCAGCCGAGTCCTCAGCCTCACCCGGGCCACCAGGCTCAGCAGGTGCACCACCAGACCTTCAGCCAGCCGTTCGCAACGACGTATCAGACCCCCGCCCCGCCACGGCGCCGCTCCGCCGGTTCCACCGTCGCCCTCGTGGTCGTCGCCCTGATCGTCGCCGTCGGGGCGGGCGGGTCCGTGTACGCCTTCATGAACGGCAAGGGCACCGGCGCCACCACCTCGGCCGACTCCCCTTCCCCGGACGCGAAGAACGGCGACGGCCACGTCCCCGGCGACTACATAGGCACCTGGACCGGCACCATCGACGGCGCCTCCGGACCGTCGACCCGCCGCCTCGTCATCCGGCAGGGCGGGGTGGGCGACCCCGTCCTCTCCCTGACGGCGGACGGCCCGCTGGCCTCCGGCGGTACGTACCACTGTGTGTTCAAGGCCCCGCTGGCGGAAAAGCCCGCCTCCGACGACCAGGTCCGCATCGGCCCCTCCACCGTCTCCGAGGGCGAGCCCTCGACCTCGTGCAGCCCCGGCCGGGCCACCGATCTGACCCTGCTCCCGGACGGCACCCTGCGCCGGGCGACCGCCGGAACCGACGAGAGCCTCGTCTACACGAAGTCCGAGTGA
- a CDS encoding mycofactocin-coupled SDR family oxidoreductase — protein MRLQGKTVIVTGAARGVGRACALAFGREGADLALLDVCGDIEGVPYPLGTASQLAYTAELCREQGAAVLTAEADVRDRAALRAAVDRTVERFGRVDVLLNNAGIAAPSGRAAHEVTEDEWQVMLDINLSGAWRMTSVVGPLMIAQRSGSVINVASTAGLVGYRNFAGYTASKHGLIGLTRATALDYAPLKVRVNALCPGSIRDDGPAEGRMLSEIARSLDLPVAGHEETFVQSQPMNALIEPEDVAGAAVWLASDESRQVTGSVLTVDGGFTAR, from the coding sequence GTGCGCCTGCAGGGAAAGACCGTCATCGTGACGGGAGCCGCACGGGGCGTCGGCCGGGCCTGTGCACTGGCGTTCGGCCGGGAGGGCGCCGATCTGGCGCTGCTCGACGTGTGCGGTGACATCGAGGGCGTTCCCTACCCGCTGGGTACCGCGAGCCAGCTCGCGTACACGGCGGAGCTGTGCCGTGAACAGGGGGCCGCCGTACTCACCGCCGAGGCCGACGTCCGCGACCGCGCGGCGCTGCGCGCGGCCGTGGACCGGACGGTCGAGCGGTTCGGCCGCGTCGACGTGCTCCTCAACAACGCCGGGATCGCGGCGCCTTCGGGAAGGGCGGCCCATGAGGTCACCGAGGACGAGTGGCAGGTGATGCTCGACATCAACCTGTCCGGTGCCTGGCGGATGACCTCCGTGGTCGGCCCCCTGATGATCGCCCAGCGGTCGGGCAGCGTGATCAACGTCGCCTCCACCGCCGGTCTGGTCGGATACCGGAACTTCGCCGGATACACGGCGTCCAAACACGGGCTGATCGGCCTGACCAGGGCGACCGCGCTCGACTACGCGCCGCTGAAGGTACGGGTCAACGCCCTGTGTCCCGGGTCGATCCGGGACGACGGCCCGGCCGAGGGTCGGATGCTCTCCGAGATCGCGAGGTCGCTCGACCTCCCGGTCGCCGGACATGAGGAGACGTTTGTCCAGTCGCAGCCGATGAACGCGCTGATCGAACCGGAGGACGTGGCCGGGGCAGCCGTCTGGCTCGCCTCGGACGAGTCCCGGCAGGTGACCGGCTCCGTACTCACCGTCGACGGAGGCTTCACCGCACGGTGA
- a CDS encoding amino acid adenylation domain-containing protein, protein MSISEQGAVEALTPARRTVVRPGDRVRGSDREALGEVCHALCVRFTGTGEPGLDRGPDPRNGPSGPQGLSGRFAALAAALPPATGTAAVFRSAARLWRQPVPCRSDASGAERWRSRELARPLVAHRDAAVRAVLLEYADGVAELVVIAHRAVLGAEALHGFTAALLGRAPAPDLAPAAGRESERKRSGTAAQAAALAGCRFEMRTDWGLGSPDGPETPGTRVLPLPADHPPGDTESWVAALGIVLARYEGVARPVLAAMVTDTSDPSDPSDPSDPSEATGTMGAYAVEGIALIPVDADPASTLGTVDKRVRAGLADGPAWHTEELRRQLAAGDGDVTGGPAVGVVVVRDCDHLGGDHVYRPFQRAPFPVTVSVARDSARNRELRCDFSSRTLNPGIADQLLRHVRRVHRMLAESPDIPVVRVELLDEEERDGVAALGRFAPPGPSARSARPVRLPSFASGRIDAVLAAVAASRPDAVAVSFDGLQLSYRELVDRADRLAHALRRIGVADGDLVGVCLERSADLVVTLLAVLRAGAAYVPMDPAYPQERLVRTVADAAPATVVTDLGPAEFPVGGDVRVIGTAALAKLAPGVCDGPPPSTTGPQDPAYVIHTSGSTGRPKGVVVPHMNVLSLMAATAGDFGLGEDDTWTLFHSSAFDFSVWEIWGCLLTGGRLVVVPYWVSRSPEEFRRLLVTERVSVLSQTPSAFAHLVDAERDGAGPGPVPVRLVILGGEGLEPRMLLPWFDRHPETACRVVNMYGITETTVHVTAQTVTRAEALTGSRSVGHPLPGWWVRVADPEGGPLPVGVAGEILVGGAGVASRYLNRPDLTERRFLVDPRTGERMYRSGDRGRLLPDGRLEHLGRLDNQVKLRGFRIEPDEIRAVLLDDPLVGAAAVVLNRTDPEDPATARLDAFVVLEGDDTAAVRQRAARYLPEYMVPSTVTALDRLPLTTNGKLDTGRLPAPGPAVAAVAAPASRAATDPSRGAGDRDDAFTTVLLGIWQDVLGVAVGPDDNFFDLGGNSLLAMRVGAALRRHGGGFTVAMRDLYMSPTIRQLAADRSE, encoded by the coding sequence GTGTCGATCTCTGAACAGGGCGCCGTCGAGGCTCTGACTCCGGCGCGGCGCACCGTCGTTCGCCCCGGTGACAGGGTCCGGGGGAGTGACCGGGAAGCCCTCGGCGAGGTGTGCCACGCGTTGTGCGTACGGTTCACCGGCACCGGGGAGCCGGGCCTGGACCGTGGGCCGGACCCGCGGAACGGGCCGTCGGGGCCGCAGGGGCTGTCCGGGCGGTTCGCCGCCCTGGCCGCCGCGCTTCCGCCCGCCACCGGGACGGCGGCGGTGTTCCGCTCGGCCGCCCGGTTGTGGCGGCAGCCGGTGCCGTGCCGCTCCGACGCGTCCGGCGCGGAACGGTGGCGGAGCCGGGAGCTCGCCCGGCCGCTGGTGGCGCACCGGGACGCGGCGGTGCGCGCCGTGCTGCTGGAGTACGCCGACGGCGTGGCCGAACTGGTCGTGATCGCGCACCGCGCGGTGCTCGGCGCCGAGGCGCTGCACGGCTTCACCGCCGCGCTGCTGGGCCGCGCCCCGGCCCCGGACCTGGCACCCGCCGCCGGGCGGGAGAGCGAGAGGAAGCGTTCCGGCACCGCCGCGCAAGCGGCCGCGCTCGCCGGATGCCGGTTCGAGATGCGGACGGACTGGGGGCTCGGTTCCCCGGACGGTCCGGAGACGCCGGGAACCCGTGTGCTGCCGCTGCCCGCCGATCACCCGCCGGGCGACACCGAGAGCTGGGTGGCCGCGCTGGGCATCGTCCTCGCCCGTTACGAGGGCGTTGCCCGGCCCGTGCTCGCGGCGATGGTCACCGACACCTCGGACCCCTCGGACCCCTCGGACCCCTCGGACCCCTCTGAAGCCACCGGAACGATGGGAGCGTACGCCGTCGAGGGGATAGCACTGATACCCGTGGACGCCGACCCGGCGAGCACGCTCGGCACCGTCGACAAGCGCGTCCGGGCGGGACTGGCGGACGGTCCGGCCTGGCACACCGAGGAGCTTCGGCGGCAACTGGCGGCCGGGGACGGGGACGTCACGGGCGGGCCCGCCGTTGGGGTCGTCGTCGTGCGGGACTGTGATCACCTCGGCGGGGACCACGTGTACCGGCCGTTCCAGCGCGCCCCGTTCCCGGTGACCGTCTCGGTGGCGCGTGACAGCGCGCGCAACCGGGAACTGCGCTGCGACTTCTCGTCGCGGACCCTGAACCCCGGGATCGCCGACCAGCTTCTCCGGCATGTGCGCCGGGTGCACAGGATGCTCGCCGAATCGCCGGACATCCCGGTCGTGCGCGTGGAACTGCTGGACGAGGAGGAGCGGGACGGAGTGGCGGCCCTCGGCCGGTTCGCCCCGCCCGGCCCGTCAGCCCGGTCAGCCCGGCCGGTCCGGCTGCCGTCGTTCGCGTCGGGACGGATCGACGCGGTGCTCGCCGCCGTCGCGGCCTCCCGCCCCGACGCCGTCGCCGTGTCCTTCGACGGCCTTCAGCTCTCCTACCGCGAACTCGTCGACCGGGCCGATCGGTTGGCGCACGCGCTCCGCCGGATCGGTGTGGCGGACGGCGACCTGGTCGGGGTGTGTCTGGAGCGGTCCGCCGACCTCGTCGTCACCCTGCTCGCCGTGCTCAGGGCGGGCGCCGCCTATGTGCCGATGGACCCCGCGTACCCGCAGGAGCGGCTGGTCCGTACCGTCGCCGATGCCGCCCCGGCCACAGTCGTCACGGACCTCGGCCCTGCGGAGTTCCCTGTCGGCGGGGACGTCCGGGTGATCGGTACGGCCGCGCTCGCGAAGCTGGCCCCCGGGGTGTGCGACGGACCGCCGCCCTCGACGACCGGCCCGCAGGACCCGGCGTACGTCATCCACACCTCCGGTTCGACCGGCCGCCCCAAGGGGGTGGTGGTCCCGCACATGAACGTGCTCAGCCTGATGGCCGCCACCGCCGGGGACTTCGGCCTCGGAGAGGACGACACCTGGACGCTGTTCCACTCCAGCGCCTTCGACTTCTCGGTGTGGGAGATCTGGGGCTGCCTGCTCACCGGTGGCCGACTGGTCGTCGTTCCGTACTGGGTGTCGCGTTCGCCGGAGGAGTTCCGCCGACTGCTCGTGACGGAGCGGGTCTCGGTGCTCAGCCAGACTCCGTCGGCCTTCGCCCACCTGGTGGACGCCGAGCGGGACGGCGCGGGCCCCGGTCCCGTCCCCGTACGGCTGGTGATTCTCGGCGGTGAGGGCCTCGAACCGCGCATGCTCCTGCCCTGGTTCGACCGGCACCCGGAGACCGCGTGCCGGGTGGTCAACATGTACGGCATCACCGAGACCACGGTGCATGTGACCGCGCAGACCGTCACCCGGGCCGAAGCGCTCACCGGATCGAGGTCGGTCGGGCACCCCCTGCCCGGCTGGTGGGTGCGGGTCGCCGACCCCGAGGGCGGGCCATTGCCGGTCGGTGTCGCCGGAGAGATCCTGGTGGGCGGGGCCGGGGTCGCGTCGCGCTACCTGAACAGGCCGGACCTCACCGAGCGGCGCTTCCTCGTCGATCCGCGCACCGGGGAGCGGATGTACCGCAGCGGCGACCGGGGCAGGCTGCTGCCGGACGGCCGGCTGGAGCATCTCGGCCGGCTGGACAACCAGGTCAAGCTGCGCGGCTTCCGCATCGAGCCGGACGAGATCCGCGCGGTGCTGCTGGACGACCCGCTGGTCGGCGCGGCCGCCGTCGTGCTCAACCGGACCGATCCGGAGGACCCGGCCACCGCCCGGCTCGACGCGTTCGTGGTGCTGGAGGGGGACGACACCGCCGCTGTGCGGCAGCGTGCGGCCAGGTACCTGCCCGAGTACATGGTGCCCTCGACGGTCACCGCGCTCGACAGGCTGCCGCTGACGACGAACGGCAAGCTCGACACGGGCAGGCTTCCGGCCCCCGGCCCGGCGGTGGCCGCCGTGGCTGCTCCGGCCTCCCGTGCCGCCACCGATCCCTCGCGGGGCGCCGGGGACCGGGACGACGCGTTCACGACCGTCCTCCTCGGCATCTGGCAGGACGTGCTCGGTGTCGCCGTCGGCCCGGACGACAACTTCTTCGACCTCGGCGGCAATTCGCTGCTGGCCATGCGGGTCGGCGCGGCGCTGCGCCGGCACGGCGGCGGCTTCACGGTCGCCATGCGCGACCTGTACATGTCCCCGACCATCCGCCAACTGGCCGCCGACCGCTCGGAGTGA
- a CDS encoding MarR family winged helix-turn-helix transcriptional regulator — protein MSGERDRGRENQDRLSSAALTAFRLNGQFLGVADELARPGGLTAAWWQVLGAVLHEPLPVAGIARAMGITRQSVQRIADLLVTKGLAEYAPNPAHRRAKLLRPTREGLASVGRINPGHAEFAERLAEELGEEGFARTVEALERLSAALDVVTAGSRAEGPAGPAAAPPDAQAV, from the coding sequence ATGAGCGGGGAACGGGACCGGGGCCGGGAGAACCAGGACCGGTTGAGCAGCGCCGCGCTCACGGCCTTCCGGCTCAACGGCCAGTTCCTCGGCGTCGCGGACGAGCTGGCCCGGCCGGGCGGGCTGACGGCGGCGTGGTGGCAGGTGCTGGGCGCGGTGCTGCACGAGCCGTTGCCGGTGGCCGGGATCGCGCGGGCGATGGGGATCACCCGGCAGAGCGTGCAGCGGATCGCGGACCTGCTGGTCACCAAGGGGCTCGCGGAGTACGCGCCGAACCCGGCCCACCGCCGGGCCAAGCTGCTCCGGCCCACCCGGGAGGGGCTGGCCTCGGTGGGCCGGATCAACCCCGGACACGCGGAGTTCGCGGAGCGGCTGGCCGAGGAGCTGGGCGAGGAGGGGTTCGCGCGGACGGTGGAGGCGCTGGAACGGCTGTCGGCAGCCCTGGACGTGGTGACGGCGGGCTCCCGGGCGGAGGGCCCGGCAGGGCCGGCGGCCGCTCCCCCGGACGCGCAGGCGGTTTGA